One region of Chitinophaga varians genomic DNA includes:
- a CDS encoding Crp/Fnr family transcriptional regulator, whose product MKYQEAVIEELLTTAFQDEALRNAYYEAAQEKMFRKGDLLLEQGQICRYCYTLLSGAVRGFYLKDGREVTTSFCFANDVVMSLESATRLTPSPESFEVLEDSLVEVVSVEKLTLLRTQFPVLEKVWTLSMEAYAIWLEERLASLQFATAKERYGQLLERYPEIVRKVQLSHIASYLGITLETLSRIRAKG is encoded by the coding sequence ATGAAATACCAGGAAGCCGTTATTGAAGAACTGTTGACCACCGCCTTTCAGGACGAGGCCCTGCGCAATGCCTACTATGAAGCGGCGCAGGAAAAAATGTTCAGAAAAGGGGACCTGCTGCTGGAACAGGGGCAGATCTGCCGTTATTGTTATACCCTGTTGTCCGGCGCTGTCAGAGGGTTCTACCTGAAAGACGGCCGGGAGGTCACCACCTCATTTTGTTTTGCCAACGATGTGGTGATGTCGCTGGAAAGCGCTACCCGCCTGACGCCCAGCCCGGAGTCATTTGAAGTGCTGGAAGACAGCCTGGTGGAAGTGGTGTCTGTAGAGAAGCTCACGCTGTTACGGACACAGTTCCCGGTACTGGAAAAAGTATGGACACTGAGCATGGAAGCCTATGCCATCTGGCTGGAGGAACGGCTGGCCAGTTTGCAGTTCGCTACGGCCAAAGAACGCTACGGGCAATTATTGGAACGTTACCCGGAAATAGTGCGGAAGGTGCAGTTGAGCCATATTGCGTCCTATCTGGGCATTACCCTCGAGACCCTGAGCCGCATCCGGGCAAAGGGATAA
- a CDS encoding DUF418 domain-containing protein, whose amino-acid sequence MQSSVSTLPLPATRRIDALDAIRGVALGGILLVNMGLFAFPALYMAPSDWWPGTTGKIVVQLISFFGEGKFVSMFSFLFGLGFILFLQSAERKGLPPVRLFLRRLLVLLVIGCIHAHLIWFGDVLCFYSVLGVLLLFFRKMPPPALLKWAGGLLIVPVVLYVATGTLIGPDFYKAGLSYSDAGYKAIEVYRSGTLRQIWEQNAADLLTARMGYLMETPMMLAMFLLGAYAGKRGIFRQPEAHEVFIRKVQTWTAWIGWPLVACFALLGQAGPNTPLGGNSMMINTYIAAPLIGIFYIATLTRLLQRAQWQRWLRPFQAAGRMAATNYLLQSVTCIWIYYSFGGGLYAYASPPVYLLIWLLVLGGQLAVSSWWMDHFRFGPVEWIWRKLTYGKAYAIKAE is encoded by the coding sequence ATGCAGTCGTCCGTATCCACCCTTCCGCTACCTGCCACCCGCCGTATAGACGCGCTGGACGCTATCAGGGGCGTGGCATTGGGTGGCATCCTGCTGGTGAACATGGGCCTTTTCGCTTTCCCGGCCCTTTATATGGCTCCTTCTGACTGGTGGCCCGGTACCACCGGCAAAATAGTGGTGCAGCTGATCAGCTTTTTCGGTGAAGGCAAGTTTGTGTCCATGTTCTCTTTCCTGTTTGGCCTCGGGTTTATACTTTTCCTGCAAAGTGCGGAAAGGAAAGGGCTGCCGCCGGTACGGCTGTTCCTGCGCCGCCTGCTGGTACTGCTGGTGATCGGCTGTATACACGCTCACCTGATCTGGTTCGGCGATGTGCTCTGTTTTTACAGCGTGCTGGGCGTGCTGTTGCTTTTCTTCAGGAAGATGCCCCCGCCTGCCTTGCTGAAATGGGCTGGGGGCCTGCTGATAGTACCGGTGGTATTATATGTGGCGACAGGCACGCTTATCGGACCGGATTTTTACAAAGCCGGCCTTTCGTATAGTGATGCGGGTTATAAGGCTATCGAGGTATACCGTTCCGGCACGCTCCGGCAGATATGGGAGCAGAATGCTGCCGACCTGCTGACGGCCCGAATGGGTTACCTGATGGAAACGCCGATGATGCTGGCCATGTTCCTGCTGGGCGCCTATGCCGGCAAAAGGGGCATCTTCCGGCAGCCGGAGGCACATGAAGTGTTTATCCGGAAGGTACAGACCTGGACGGCATGGATTGGCTGGCCCCTGGTAGCTTGTTTCGCGCTGCTGGGACAGGCTGGTCCCAATACGCCATTGGGTGGCAACAGTATGATGATAAACACTTACATCGCGGCCCCTCTTATTGGTATATTTTATATCGCCACCCTCACCCGGCTGCTGCAACGGGCTCAATGGCAGCGGTGGTTGCGGCCTTTCCAGGCCGCCGGGCGCATGGCGGCCACTAACTATCTCCTGCAATCTGTTACCTGTATCTGGATCTATTACAGTTTTGGCGGCGGACTGTATGCATATGCCAGCCCTCCCGTGTACCTGCTCATCTGGCTGCTGGTACTGGGAGGCCAACTCGCCGTCAGTTCCTGGTGGATGGACCATTTCCGCTTTGGCCCGGTAGAATGGATATGGCGAAAACTGACTTACGGTAAAGCCTATGCGATAAAAGCGGAATAG
- a CDS encoding methylated-DNA--[protein]-cysteine S-methyltransferase, with protein sequence MTESNNIIYKTQVQTPLGVMIAGATAEGVCLLEFTERKILDAQWASLRRLLKATVAEEDHPHFVLLQQELDAYFAGQLHHFSVPLHMPGTDFQQAVWQLLLEVPYGDVRSYKQQAMLLQRPHAVRAVGHANGMNRISIIVPCHRIVAGNGDLTGYGGGIWRKEWLLAHEGRHQKKVENIG encoded by the coding sequence ATGACCGAAAGTAATAACATCATATACAAAACACAGGTGCAAACACCGTTGGGCGTCATGATTGCCGGCGCTACGGCCGAAGGCGTCTGTCTGCTGGAATTCACCGAACGTAAAATCCTGGATGCGCAATGGGCTTCCCTCCGCAGGCTGCTGAAGGCAACGGTGGCGGAAGAAGACCATCCACATTTTGTTTTGCTGCAACAGGAGCTGGACGCCTACTTCGCGGGGCAGCTGCATCATTTCTCCGTACCGCTGCACATGCCGGGAACAGATTTTCAACAGGCGGTATGGCAGCTGCTGCTGGAGGTGCCTTACGGCGATGTACGGAGCTATAAACAGCAGGCCATGCTGCTGCAGCGCCCCCACGCCGTGCGCGCAGTAGGGCACGCCAACGGCATGAACCGCATCTCCATTATCGTGCCCTGTCACCGCATCGTGGCCGGCAATGGCGACCTGACAGGCTACGGCGGCGGTATCTGGCGTAAAGAATGGCTGCTGGCGCACGAGGGCCGCCATCAAAAAAAAGTTGAAAATATCGGGTGA
- a CDS encoding RNA polymerase sigma factor, with translation MTTFTDQELIIQLKSGDRHATAVIYRQYFPMVAAYVQQHNGHAADAEDIFQEVMLVLVQKIQAPDFLLTASLKTYLYAIARNCWCKRLRDDRLLLPGTALPEEAGMPDLFPEPPATARVQGWLASITDNCKRILKALFFYQQPITLLAQKMGWKNKHTADNQKYKCLQQLRKAALEK, from the coding sequence ATGACAACCTTTACAGATCAGGAACTCATTATACAACTGAAATCAGGCGACCGCCATGCAACAGCGGTCATCTACCGGCAATATTTCCCCATGGTAGCGGCCTACGTGCAACAGCACAACGGTCACGCTGCTGACGCCGAAGATATTTTTCAGGAAGTGATGCTGGTACTGGTACAGAAAATACAGGCCCCTGATTTCTTGCTCACGGCCTCACTCAAAACATACCTCTACGCTATCGCCCGTAACTGCTGGTGCAAACGCCTGCGCGATGACCGCCTGCTGCTTCCCGGAACAGCGCTTCCGGAAGAAGCAGGCATGCCCGACCTCTTCCCCGAGCCACCCGCCACCGCAAGGGTACAGGGATGGCTGGCAAGTATAACGGACAACTGCAAACGAATTTTGAAAGCGCTCTTTTTTTATCAGCAGCCTATCACGCTGCTGGCGCAAAAGATGGGCTGGAAAAATAAACATACGGCCGACAACCAGAAATACAAATGCCTGCAACAGCTGCGCAAAGCAGCCCTGGAGAAGTGA
- a CDS encoding Crp/Fnr family transcriptional regulator, whose amino-acid sequence MLNIFRHSQLTEADLDELDQVMKTTQLEKQDYFIREGNVCRQLAFLSKGILRSFYVKDNGEEITDCIMFEGQLVTAYSSLITGQPAFENIQAITDCELQMVDRDDLYRLYEHNIRWANTGRTFGEQEFVMMEQRIRSFQQYTAKERYEEMVRRHPRMIQQVPLQYLASYLGITPQHLSRLRKN is encoded by the coding sequence ATGCTGAATATATTCCGTCATTCACAATTAACAGAGGCCGATCTGGACGAACTTGACCAGGTCATGAAAACCACACAACTCGAAAAGCAGGATTATTTTATCCGGGAAGGAAACGTATGCCGGCAACTGGCCTTTCTCAGCAAAGGCATCCTGCGCTCTTTTTATGTAAAGGACAACGGAGAAGAAATTACGGACTGTATCATGTTCGAAGGACAGCTGGTGACGGCCTATTCCAGTCTCATTACCGGCCAGCCGGCTTTTGAGAACATACAGGCCATCACGGATTGTGAACTGCAGATGGTGGATCGCGACGACCTGTACCGCCTGTACGAACACAATATCCGCTGGGCCAATACCGGCCGCACTTTCGGGGAACAGGAATTTGTGATGATGGAACAGCGTATCCGTTCTTTTCAGCAATACACGGCCAAAGAACGTTATGAGGAAATGGTGCGCCGGCATCCGCGCATGATACAACAGGTGCCGTTACAATACCTCGCTTCCTACCTGGGCATTACGCCACAGCACCTGAGCCGCCTGCGAAAAAATTAA
- a CDS encoding NAD(P)H-dependent oxidoreductase yields the protein MKKILIVNGHPDRESYNTQLQEAYKTGALQSGADVTEIHLGSLQFDPNLRYGYRKRMELEPDLLDAWGKIEAAEHIVWIFPVWWGSLPALMKGFFDRLFLPGFAFSYRENSMLINKKLKGKTSRLICTMDTPVWFHTLYYQSTGIRAFRSMVLRFCGIKIKGTTYIAPIKFMKPGGKEKGLQKVTALGKRLA from the coding sequence ATGAAAAAGATATTGATCGTTAATGGTCACCCTGACCGCGAAAGCTACAACACCCAACTACAGGAAGCCTATAAAACCGGCGCGCTGCAATCCGGCGCAGACGTGACGGAAATTCATCTCGGTTCGTTGCAGTTTGACCCCAACCTGCGCTATGGCTACCGCAAACGGATGGAGCTGGAACCTGACCTGCTGGACGCCTGGGGAAAAATTGAAGCCGCGGAGCATATTGTGTGGATCTTTCCGGTGTGGTGGGGATCTCTGCCCGCACTGATGAAAGGGTTCTTTGACCGTCTTTTCCTGCCAGGATTTGCTTTCAGCTATCGTGAAAACAGTATGCTGATAAACAAAAAACTGAAAGGTAAAACGTCCCGCCTCATCTGCACCATGGACACGCCGGTATGGTTCCATACGTTGTATTACCAGTCCACCGGCATCCGCGCTTTCCGCAGCATGGTACTGCGTTTCTGTGGCATCAAAATAAAGGGGACTACTTACATAGCCCCTATTAAATTCATGAAGCCCGGTGGAAAGGAAAAAGGTCTTCAAAAAGTGACCGCCCTCGGAAAGCGTTTAGCCTAG
- a CDS encoding VOC family protein, with product MKIPAGHQSVMPYLMIKDANGFLAFTQAVFQAQLNHLSLHDDQQVRHAELVIGDSTIMVGGSRDQWKPAPGQLFIYVEDADASYQAALDHGATTVMELSDQSYGRTCGVKDPYDITWWITSIQ from the coding sequence ATGAAGATTCCGGCAGGGCATCAGAGCGTGATGCCATATCTTATGATCAAAGACGCCAACGGGTTCCTGGCCTTTACACAAGCGGTATTTCAGGCACAACTGAACCATCTCAGTCTGCATGACGACCAACAGGTGCGGCACGCAGAACTGGTGATCGGTGACAGCACCATCATGGTCGGTGGTTCACGGGACCAATGGAAACCAGCGCCGGGCCAGCTGTTCATCTACGTGGAAGATGCGGACGCCAGCTACCAGGCCGCACTCGACCACGGCGCCACCACCGTTATGGAGCTCAGCGACCAGTCCTATGGCAGGACCTGTGGCGTGAAAGATCCATATGACATTACCTGGTGGATCACCTCGATACAATAA
- a CDS encoding helix-turn-helix domain-containing protein, whose translation MQYQTIPPSARFRGIVRFYWALESDQPYTHHSLADMCPELLFHYHGVFDELLSNGKRDASFSAGVHGQSQSTRKFHIDSGFGIFGVYLYPQAIPLLFNIPTSELTNQMPDLSTLLAGTGRQLEEKIALAVNHQQRIDILEDFLEQRLTKQDNVQPPVFQAIRTIIETQGMLSVKQLAQDHYLSTRQFERQFRQYAGFTPKMFSRIARFHAAIRLYGPNAPSLTQIALDCGYYDQSHFIHDFREFSGEHPKAFFSGSSGATAWMD comes from the coding sequence ATGCAATACCAGACCATCCCGCCCTCGGCCAGGTTTCGCGGCATAGTGCGATTTTATTGGGCACTGGAGAGTGATCAGCCTTACACGCATCATTCCCTGGCTGATATGTGCCCGGAACTGTTGTTCCACTATCATGGGGTATTTGATGAATTGCTGTCCAACGGCAAGCGGGACGCTTCATTCTCTGCCGGCGTCCACGGGCAAAGCCAATCTACCCGTAAATTCCATATTGACAGCGGATTTGGCATATTCGGCGTATATCTTTATCCGCAGGCTATTCCGCTGCTTTTTAACATCCCGACCAGTGAACTGACCAACCAGATGCCTGATCTCAGCACTTTGCTGGCCGGCACCGGCAGGCAACTGGAAGAAAAAATCGCGCTGGCGGTTAATCATCAACAACGGATTGATATCCTGGAAGACTTCCTGGAGCAAAGGCTCACCAAACAGGACAATGTGCAGCCGCCTGTATTCCAGGCTATCCGGACCATCATCGAAACACAGGGCATGCTGTCAGTCAAACAACTGGCGCAGGACCACTACCTGTCCACCCGCCAGTTCGAAAGACAGTTCCGGCAATATGCAGGCTTTACGCCGAAAATGTTTTCCCGTATCGCCCGCTTTCATGCGGCCATCCGGCTATATGGCCCCAATGCGCCGTCCCTCACGCAGATAGCGCTGGATTGCGGCTACTACGACCAGTCGCATTTCATTCATGATTTCAGGGAGTTCTCCGGAGAGCACCCGAAAGCCTTCTTTTCCGGCAGTTCCGGCGCCACCGCCTGGATGGATTAA
- the nudK gene encoding GDP-mannose pyrophosphatase NudK has protein sequence MTPKAKIIDTTVLSDNWYTLKKVTYEYLKRNGALEIQSREAYDRGNGAVILLYNKAQQTVILTRQFRMPTFINGNADGMLIEACAGLLDKSNPEECIRREAEEETGYRITDVKKIFEAYMSPGSVTEILYFFVAAYDSSMKINDGGGLEHEQEEIEVLEIPFREALQMMSDGRIRDGKTIMLLQYAQLHQLL, from the coding sequence ATGACACCCAAAGCAAAAATCATTGACACAACAGTCCTGTCTGACAACTGGTACACGCTGAAAAAAGTCACCTATGAGTATCTGAAAAGAAACGGCGCTCTGGAAATACAGTCCCGCGAAGCGTACGACCGTGGCAATGGCGCGGTGATCTTATTGTACAACAAGGCACAGCAGACCGTCATCCTCACCCGCCAGTTCCGCATGCCCACTTTTATCAATGGCAACGCTGATGGTATGCTGATAGAAGCCTGCGCCGGCCTGCTGGACAAAAGCAATCCGGAAGAGTGTATCCGCCGGGAAGCGGAAGAAGAAACCGGCTACCGTATTACGGATGTTAAGAAGATATTTGAAGCTTATATGTCGCCGGGGTCTGTGACGGAGATACTGTATTTTTTTGTGGCAGCCTATGACAGCTCCATGAAGATAAACGATGGTGGTGGACTGGAACATGAACAGGAAGAAATTGAGGTATTGGAAATCCCCTTCCGTGAAGCGCTGCAAATGATGTCAGACGGCCGTATCCGCGATGGTAAAACGATCATGCTGTTGCAATATGCGCAATTACATCAGTTGCTCTGA
- a CDS encoding DeoR/GlpR family DNA-binding transcription regulator: protein MGFPERKQKILKLLDQHDNRDVQEIADALGISAITIRRDLQQLSEEGLLVRTHGGAMKAPALHSFTAFADKAGVGQERKQHIGKLAAAQVKPGDTIFLDCGSTVFAMCQHLRKTGPLRVITNSLPVVAALMDCDQVTVNLIGGEIDKERKAMHGQRALQHIDSYHAAKAFIGTDGLSLKNGLTAFSEKEASVSKAMAAQADTVYLLCDSGKIGKDSYLKYAPLTLFHHLITDRQLPATTAAQLNAKGVSVIS, encoded by the coding sequence ATGGGATTTCCTGAGCGAAAGCAAAAAATATTAAAACTGCTGGACCAGCATGATAACCGGGATGTACAGGAAATAGCGGACGCACTGGGCATTTCAGCGATCACTATCCGGCGTGACCTGCAGCAGCTGTCAGAGGAAGGGCTGCTGGTACGCACCCACGGCGGCGCCATGAAAGCGCCGGCGCTGCATTCATTTACCGCTTTTGCAGACAAAGCCGGCGTAGGACAGGAGCGTAAGCAGCATATCGGTAAGCTGGCGGCCGCGCAGGTGAAACCGGGAGATACCATTTTCCTCGACTGCGGCAGCACGGTATTTGCCATGTGCCAGCACCTGCGCAAAACAGGACCGCTGCGGGTGATCACCAATTCCCTGCCGGTGGTGGCGGCTTTGATGGATTGTGACCAGGTAACGGTGAACCTCATCGGTGGCGAGATCGACAAAGAACGGAAGGCCATGCACGGCCAACGGGCATTGCAGCATATCGACAGCTATCATGCCGCCAAAGCCTTCATCGGCACTGACGGACTGTCGCTGAAAAACGGGCTCACGGCCTTCAGTGAAAAAGAAGCGTCTGTCAGCAAAGCCATGGCAGCACAGGCAGACACCGTGTACCTGTTGTGCGATTCCGGCAAAATAGGGAAGGACAGCTACCTGAAATACGCGCCGCTCACCCTCTTCCATCATCTTATCACCGACCGGCAACTGCCCGCCACCACAGCAGCACAGCTCAACGCCAAAGGCGTCTCCGTCATTTCCTGA
- a CDS encoding DEAD/DEAH box helicase, with product MINEAWYLQRYQSQSDAVRLVMDVLSIYLYPLDKHTLFDAVQLLMPFSRPELEDMLLDLREQELLQMNVNGHYNLPPALSFQLLPANIVRPEYQPVVDRTGRAIHAFYSVNARLQDLQQLLVAWFTGDRYLLSPPIRRMELELSEYQPWLSYLLFFPAYEGLLQLFSETATDSIFAFAVKFHLLQLPPMDELLALQQRSGSQFPELQLLQGDLHTAFGDTTADELFGKALVTLYQGQPAAALTAFDKGIKRQRQYDKKNTLPVSPLFAFYYALTLTLLPGEKSNAVVQKLLAAYERKIFPAVTPAICLLYLHTGRKEKAENLLLLLLERNEQPLLSYLSVIALQLLHPRSKLLITFRVQADVLLRRGMEHHYRLLTYEYLYLFRDAGYAGYAPAFTAAGAVVRYGPVLSQMKITADWERLLNTLLVPEDAAGKSKPAPVHRLIYLVDFNHYKLQPVVQTANGDGTWSSGRSVPLKKLKDGKAEAMTDQDQRISTTIQKDHYYNHDGEAFSFDNRVWEELAGHPLLFLDENPAIPVEIVKGIPELMVNYNGKDYTFTANIDDYSSELVFVKETPVRLKVIRLTPQQRKVLQTLSQVPVVPAEGREKLMQVLKSIGAHLTVHSELADGSINIRKRDGDARIVIQLLPFGAGIKAGLFVKPFTLDPPYCKPGAGAAHIIGISNGERWQANRQLELEKTNETRLLELIQQIVPQELVADTLVFEDPADCLELLDLIRAHPELVRAEWPEGERYQVKDQVNFSHVALSLKEKGHWFLCNAEVRVDENLVLTFRELLDTKRIIKKRFLALDNGEFLSLTADLRKRLNELASIAISGPHGLGIPRYAASLLDDWLQEAGQAEVDEAWAAFIRKRDSAMDLHPEVPVTLQTSLRPYQEEGFRWMAHLAAWGAGACLADDMGLGKTVQAIALLLHRAEEGPALVICPASVLPNWVNEMARFAPSLNIIQLQPGKRAAQLKGVGAFDVVVATYGILQQEAQLFAGVHWSTAVLDEAHTIKNYQTKTSKAAMALQADFRLMLTGTPIQNHMGEIWNLFNFLNPGLLGTLDHFNEQFVFPSVRNPESTVKQHLKRLLAPFLLRRTKTAVLEELPPKTEITRLVELSYEEMSFYEAIRRKAVENLAVPEENLGRRQMKALAEISRLRMSACHPQLVDGESSITSSKLNVFLEIAQELISNNHRALVFSQFVRHLELVKDALVQRGITCLYLDGSTPIPQREQLVRDFQAGKGQLFLISLKAGGVGLNLTAADYVVHLDPWWNPAIEEQASDRAHRIGQTRPVTIYRLVAQHTIEEKIIELHNSKRDLADRLLEGSDQSGRLSAEELMELITNYE from the coding sequence ATGATCAATGAAGCCTGGTATTTGCAACGGTACCAATCCCAGTCAGACGCTGTAAGGCTGGTAATGGACGTGCTCTCCATATATCTTTACCCGTTAGACAAACATACCCTGTTTGACGCGGTGCAACTGCTCATGCCTTTCTCCCGCCCGGAGCTGGAAGACATGCTGCTCGACCTGCGGGAGCAGGAGCTGTTGCAGATGAACGTGAACGGGCATTATAACCTGCCGCCCGCATTGAGTTTTCAGCTGTTGCCTGCCAATATTGTGCGGCCGGAATATCAGCCGGTAGTGGACCGTACCGGCCGCGCCATTCATGCGTTTTATTCTGTCAACGCCCGGTTGCAGGACCTGCAGCAGTTGCTGGTGGCATGGTTCACGGGTGACCGCTATCTGCTGTCGCCGCCTATCCGGCGAATGGAACTGGAGCTCTCTGAATACCAGCCGTGGTTGTCCTACCTGTTGTTTTTTCCCGCCTACGAAGGGCTGTTGCAGCTGTTCTCCGAAACAGCGACAGACAGCATCTTCGCCTTCGCGGTGAAATTTCATCTGCTGCAACTGCCGCCAATGGACGAGCTGTTGGCCCTGCAACAACGCAGTGGCAGCCAGTTTCCGGAGCTGCAGTTATTGCAGGGCGATCTGCATACCGCCTTCGGTGATACCACCGCCGATGAATTGTTTGGCAAAGCCCTGGTCACCTTGTACCAGGGACAGCCTGCCGCCGCGCTGACGGCCTTCGATAAAGGCATCAAACGGCAACGGCAGTACGACAAAAAGAACACGCTGCCGGTTTCTCCGCTGTTTGCATTTTATTATGCGCTGACATTGACGCTGCTGCCGGGAGAGAAGAGCAACGCCGTGGTCCAGAAATTACTGGCCGCCTATGAACGGAAAATTTTCCCGGCCGTTACGCCCGCTATCTGCCTGCTGTACCTGCATACCGGCAGAAAGGAAAAAGCAGAGAACCTGCTGCTCTTGTTACTGGAGCGAAACGAACAGCCGCTGCTCAGTTACCTGTCGGTGATCGCGCTGCAGCTGCTGCATCCGCGCAGCAAGCTGCTGATCACTTTCCGCGTGCAGGCGGACGTATTGCTGCGCCGCGGTATGGAGCATCACTACCGGTTACTCACCTACGAATATTTATACCTCTTCCGTGATGCAGGCTATGCCGGTTATGCGCCTGCCTTTACGGCCGCCGGCGCTGTAGTGCGGTACGGGCCGGTATTGTCGCAGATGAAGATCACCGCCGACTGGGAGCGGTTGCTCAACACGCTGCTCGTCCCGGAAGATGCTGCCGGTAAGTCCAAACCCGCACCGGTACACCGGTTGATCTACCTGGTGGATTTTAATCACTATAAACTGCAACCTGTGGTGCAAACAGCCAATGGCGACGGCACCTGGAGCAGTGGCCGCAGCGTGCCGCTGAAAAAACTGAAAGACGGCAAAGCGGAAGCCATGACCGATCAGGACCAGCGCATCAGCACCACCATTCAAAAGGACCATTACTATAACCACGACGGAGAAGCCTTTTCTTTCGATAACCGTGTATGGGAGGAACTGGCAGGGCACCCTCTGCTTTTCCTGGATGAAAACCCGGCCATACCCGTGGAGATTGTAAAAGGCATACCGGAACTGATGGTAAACTATAACGGTAAGGATTATACGTTTACAGCCAATATCGATGATTATTCCAGTGAGCTGGTGTTTGTTAAAGAAACGCCTGTCCGGTTAAAAGTTATCCGTCTTACCCCGCAGCAGCGTAAAGTGTTGCAAACACTGTCGCAGGTGCCGGTAGTGCCGGCAGAAGGGCGGGAGAAGCTGATGCAGGTGCTGAAAAGCATCGGTGCCCACCTCACGGTGCATTCCGAACTAGCCGACGGCTCCATCAATATCCGCAAGCGTGACGGAGATGCCCGCATTGTGATACAGCTGCTGCCTTTCGGCGCCGGTATCAAAGCGGGGCTGTTTGTGAAGCCGTTCACGCTGGACCCGCCTTATTGCAAGCCTGGCGCCGGCGCGGCGCATATCATCGGCATCAGCAACGGGGAACGCTGGCAGGCCAACCGCCAGCTGGAGTTGGAGAAAACCAACGAAACACGGCTGCTGGAACTGATACAACAGATTGTGCCGCAGGAGCTGGTGGCCGATACGCTGGTATTTGAAGACCCGGCAGACTGCCTCGAACTGCTGGACCTGATACGCGCCCATCCCGAACTGGTGCGTGCGGAATGGCCGGAAGGAGAACGTTACCAGGTAAAAGACCAGGTCAATTTCTCCCACGTCGCATTGTCGCTGAAGGAAAAAGGGCACTGGTTCCTCTGCAATGCCGAAGTAAGGGTGGATGAAAACCTCGTATTGACTTTCCGGGAGCTGCTGGACACCAAACGTATTATTAAGAAACGTTTCCTTGCGTTGGACAACGGCGAATTCCTGTCACTGACGGCCGACTTACGCAAACGGCTCAACGAACTGGCGAGCATCGCCATATCCGGCCCGCACGGGCTGGGTATTCCCCGCTACGCTGCTTCCTTGTTGGACGACTGGTTGCAGGAAGCCGGTCAGGCGGAGGTCGACGAAGCCTGGGCGGCGTTTATCCGTAAACGTGACTCGGCCATGGACCTGCACCCTGAGGTGCCGGTGACCCTGCAGACCAGCTTACGTCCCTACCAGGAAGAGGGTTTCCGCTGGATGGCCCACCTGGCCGCATGGGGAGCAGGCGCCTGTCTGGCAGATGATATGGGCCTTGGCAAAACCGTACAGGCGATAGCGTTATTGCTGCACCGTGCAGAGGAAGGACCGGCGCTGGTGATCTGTCCCGCTTCCGTATTGCCCAACTGGGTCAATGAAATGGCCCGTTTCGCCCCTTCGCTGAATATCATCCAGCTGCAACCGGGCAAGCGTGCGGCGCAACTGAAGGGTGTGGGCGCCTTCGACGTGGTGGTGGCCACCTATGGCATCTTACAGCAGGAAGCACAGCTGTTTGCCGGCGTACATTGGAGCACCGCCGTGCTGGACGAAGCCCATACCATCAAAAACTATCAGACCAAAACATCTAAAGCAGCCATGGCATTGCAGGCGGATTTCCGTCTGATGCTAACAGGCACGCCTATACAAAACCATATGGGCGAAATATGGAACCTCTTTAATTTCCTGAACCCCGGTTTGCTGGGAACGCTCGATCATTTCAATGAACAGTTTGTGTTCCCCAGCGTGCGTAATCCGGAGAGCACGGTAAAGCAGCACCTGAAGCGGTTGCTGGCGCCTTTTTTACTGCGGCGCACCAAAACGGCCGTACTGGAAGAGCTGCCGCCTAAAACGGAGATCACCCGGTTGGTGGAGCTGTCTTATGAAGAGATGTCGTTTTACGAGGCGATACGCCGCAAGGCGGTAGAGAACCTGGCCGTGCCGGAAGAAAACCTGGGCCGCCGGCAGATGAAGGCGCTTGCGGAGATCAGCCGCCTGCGTATGTCTGCCTGCCATCCGCAGCTGGTGGACGGCGAAAGCAGTATCACTTCTTCCAAACTGAATGTCTTCCTGGAGATAGCACAGGAGCTTATTTCCAACAATCACCGCGCACTGGTGTTCAGCCAGTTTGTGCGTCACCTGGAGCTGGTAAAAGACGCGCTGGTACAACGGGGCATTACCTGCCTGTATCTCGACGGGTCTACGCCCATACCACAGCGGGAGCAGCTGGTGCGTGATTTCCAGGCCGGCAAGGGACAGCTGTTTCTGATAAGCCTCAAAGCCGGCGGGGTAGGGCTGAACCTCACCGCCGCAGACTATGTGGTACACCTCGACCCATGGTGGAACCCCGCCATCGAGGAACAGGCTTCCGACAGGGCACACCGCATCGGGCAAACAAGGCCGGTCACTATCTACCGGCTGGTAGCGCAACATACCATCGAAGAAAAAATCATCGAGCTGCATAACAGCAAACGTGACCTCGCCGATCGCCTGCTGGAAGGCAGCGACCAGTCCGGCCGTCTCTCAGCAGAGGAACTGATGGAGTTAATTACGAATTACGAATGA